The Salvia miltiorrhiza cultivar Shanhuang (shh) chromosome 2, IMPLAD_Smil_shh, whole genome shotgun sequence DNA window TATAAAAGCAAAGAGTCTTTTGGACAAAATCAGCTGGCCACGTACGTTATCTAATGGTCAGACTTAGTGATCCTTGATTTTAATGCTCGTGGCAAATCGACCCTTGTGCATCGCTCGAATAAATAAATACCTATATTTCAAATTCCAACAGTAGACCCGCCTTGTCTCAACGTCATTGTCCCTATGCATGGCAGCTAATTAATAAGTTTCGATTAATCTTAATTGTGTGCGCTAATTGGTGGCCGGTTTTGTGCTTTCTCATCTTTGCTAGTTCGGACAATGTTAGATAATgccaataaatattattaattggtTCAGGATGCCATGAATAACAATTTTAGTGTGCGTTTATTTTAATgaagggcaaaggtgcagattggtccTTGAACTcgacccccctagagcgttgagccccccatactcggtcaaggcgcgttgaccttCCTGAACTCCCGAAAGAAGGGTGCATTTAAGTCCACTCGTTAAAcggctgtttttttttttttttttgatcaatcaAAGTTTTATTCAAGAAAAAAACCGGTACCAGAAGTACCATACAACATCAAGCCAGAGGTGAATACTCATTAGAGCACCACATGGAAAAAGGAACGTTTGCCTCCACAATGTGATACAACCTATTCCAACTCCACATCCTACTTTTGATATCATTAACCAGAGAGAGCACTCCCCAATGTTTGTTCTCCCATCTACTATCATTCCTATATTTCCACATCAACCAAATAGTTCCAATCCAAAGAGCAAGAAGAAACTTTCTGTTATTCTTACCTTTACCCACTCCGATGAACGACTTGAAATGATCAACAATACTTTTTGTCTTTGCCGTCTCGGTTTTGATCCAGTGTTGAATCTGATCCCAAACCAGATCGGTCTTCGGACAATGGAGAAAAATGTGATCATTAGTTTCCTCCCTCGTCATACACGCATTACATCCTTTCTCTTCCTCTCCGATCGGGACTCTTCTTTTGATCAAATTATGACAAGTTGGTAATCTGTTGCAGACAACTCTCCATGCCGTCACTCTTGCCTTATGTGGTACCAAAGCCGACCAAATTTGAGCAATCTCCTCTGCGTACTCCGTCGATTGGACACCTTTAGCTTTAGCACATTCCTCGTAAGCTGCTTTTGTTGAGAACACACCATCTGTTGTGCCACACCATTTCCAGCCGTCCCTGTAATCAAAGCAAGGAGAAAAACCACCAATCACAGACATCAGTTCATTCACcatctccttctccctctcGCGCAAATCCCTTCGCCATTTGAGGTCCCACTCCCAACCTTCCCCCTCCCACTTCCCCATTCCCTCCACACTGACTTTTTTATCAACGctcaactgaaaaagtctaggaaaTAAAACCTTGAGGGGACTTCTCCCGACCCACACCTCACTCCAGAAATTGACATCTCTCCCATTCCCCAACACCCTCTGAATGTTACCAGCAAACCACTCTTCTCTTCCCTCTCCCGTCTTCCCCACAATTTTAGACCACCACCCCTTCATCCCTCCCCTCGAATCCAGCCTCCATTCCCCCCCTCTCTCCTCTTGACAGTTCCCCGTACAAGGATTGGATCACTCTCACCCACAACGTCTTCTCCTCCACCAAGAACCTCCACAGCCATTTAAAGACAAGAACCTTATTAAACCATTCGAGATTTCTGAACCCCAAACCCCCCTTATTTTTATCCTGGCAAAGAGTATCCCATTTAAACCACGCAATAGATTTAGACACCCCGCTCCCCCCCCCCCACAAAAATCTCCCAAAGATCGACTTGAGCTCGTTCAAAACTGACTTAGGGATGACGGTGAAGGAAAGCTGGAACACAGGGATGGCTTGCAGAACCGACTTCACAAGGACGATGCGACCTGCTAGAGACAAAGAATTCTTCTTCCATCCCCTAATTTTCTTCAAAACTTTGTCCACCATGAATTTCCAATCCACACAACAGTTAATTCTTCCCCCAACCTTAATCCCGAGGTAATTGAAGGGGAAAGTGCCCACTTTACAGTTAAGTGCTTCTGCCCATCTTCTAAGTAAGGCGTTTTCAACTCCAACCCCCATTAGATTGCTCTTGTCAAAGTTAATTTTCAATCCTGACACGAACTGAAAAAACCGGAGAATCCTTTTAATACCAACCACATTCCGTTCTTCAGCTGTCAAAAGAAAGATTGTATCATCTGCATATTGCAGATGAGAAACCGGGACTTTATCCTTCCCCAAC harbors:
- the LOC131008490 gene encoding uncharacterized protein LOC131008490; protein product: MGKWEGEGWEWDLKWRRDLREREKEMVNELMSVIGGFSPCFDYRDGWKWCGTTDGVFSTKAAYEECAKAKGVQSTEYAEEIAQIWSALVPHKARVTAWRVVCNRLPTCHNLIKRRVPIGEEEKGCNACMTREETNDHIFLHCPKTDLVWDQIQHWIKTETAKTKSIVDHFKSFIGVGKGKNNRKFLLALWIGTIWLMWKYRNDSRWENKHWGVLSLVNDIKSRMWSWNRLYHIVEANVPFSMWCSNEYSPLA